A stretch of the Argentina anserina chromosome 6, drPotAnse1.1, whole genome shotgun sequence genome encodes the following:
- the LOC126798533 gene encoding uncharacterized protein LOC126798533: MEVSPLHHCRTWLPIRSRAASLCPPRRTSSRVSIRRRNVCLASSSETLIGSRKEEGKRRKAVNERDEAEDLKEWMHKNGLPPCKVVLKERPSYDDKHRAIHYVAASEDLEVGDVAFTVPNSLVVTLKRVLGNETIAELLTTNKLSELACLALYLMYEKKQGKKSFWYPYIRELDRQRGRGQLAVESPLLWSESELAYLTGSPTKAEVHDRAEGIKREYNELDTVWFMAGSLFQQYPYDIPTEAFPFEIFKQAFVAVQSCVVHLQKVSLAQRFALVPLGPPLLAYGSKCKAMLTATDDAVQLVVDRPYKAGESIAVWCGPQPNSKLLINYGFVDDNNPYDRLMVEAALNTEDPQYQDKRMVAQRNGKLSVQAFQVYVGKEKETVSDMLPYLRLGYVSDPSEMQSVISSQGPICPVSPCMESAVLDQLAQYFRARLASYPTTLSEDESLLDDPNVNPKKRVATQLVRSEKKILHACLQVTLDFINQLPDLSVTPCPAPYAPSLR, encoded by the exons ATGGAGGTCAGTCCTCTCCACCACTGCCGCACCTGGCTCCCGATTCGCTCCCGCGCCGCTTCGCTTTGTCCGCCGCGCCGGACCTCCTCTAGGGTTTCGATTCGCCGCAGAAATGTGTGCCTCGCCTCCAGCTCCGAGACCTTGATCGGGTCCCGCAAGGAGGAAGGGAAGCGCCGCAAGGCCGTCAACGAGAGAGACGAGGCGGAGGACTTGAAGGAGTGGATGCACAAGAACGGGCTGCCGCCGTGTAAGGTGGTGCTCAAGGAGCGGCCGTCGTATGACGACAAGCACAGGGCTATTCACTACGTAGCTGCCAGTGAAGATCTCGAG GTTGGTGATGTTGCATTTACGGTGCCGAATTCGTTAGTTGTGACACTGAAGAGAGTGTTGGGGAATGAAACTATTG CGGAATTGTTGACGACAAACAAGTTATCCGAATTGGCATGCTTGGCACTCTATTTAATGTATGAGAAGAAACAAGGGAAGAAGTCGTTTTGGTATCCGTACATTAGAGAACTTGATCGTCAGCGAGGGAGAGGTCAGTTGGCGGTGGAGTCTCCTCTCTTATGGTCGGAATCTGAGCTGGCTTATCTTACCGGCAGCCCCACTAAG GCTGAAGTTCATGACAGGGCTGAAGGAATTAAAAGGGAATATAATGAGCTCGACACTGTCTGGTTTATGGCTGGGTCTCTATTTCAG CAATACCCATACGATATTCCTACTGAGGCCTTCCCATTTGAGATATTCAAACAAGCTTTTGTTGCAGTTCAGTCTTGTGTAGTGCATTTACAG AAAGTTAGTTTGGCTCAGAGGTTTGCTTTGGTACCTCTTGGACCCCCACTGTTAGCTTATGGAAGTAAGTGCAAGGCAATGTTGACAGCTACTGATGATGCTGTTCAACTGGTGGTTGATCGGCCATATAAGGCAGGGGAATCTATTGCTGTGTG GTGTGGACCACAGCCTAATTCAAAATTGCTTATAAACTACGGTTTTGTTGACGACAATAATCCTTATGACCGCTTGATGGTTGAG GCAGCTTTGAATACTGAGGATCCACAATATCAAGATAAAAGAATGGTTGCTCAGAGAAACGGAAAGTTATCAGTACAGGCTTTTCAG GTATATGTTGGGAAGGAAAAGGAAACTGTGTCAGATATGCTTCCTTATCTCCGTCTAGGCTATGTTTCAGATCCTTCAGAAATGCAGTCTGTTATCTCTTCTCAAGGTCCAATTTGTCCA GTTAGTCCCTGCATGGAAAGTGCAGTGTTGGACCAACTTGCTCAATATTTTCGAGCTCGGCTAGCTAGCTATCCAACTACTTTGAGTGAAGATGAGTCTTTG TTGGACGATCCTAATGTGAATCCAAAGAAGCGAGTTGCTACACAGCTTGTTAGGtcagaaaagaaaatactaCATGCATGCCTGCAGGTAACTCTAGATTTTATAAATCAGTTACCGGATCTCAGTGTAACTCCATGCCCAGCCCCTTACGCCCCTTCGTTGAGATAA
- the LOC126799500 gene encoding kelch repeat-containing protein At3g27220-like, with protein MARLPQNHTTSSSSSSSSSSSKLKWVFLTCCAALLGAALIVDFFWASTSYSSSAYSIIGSSLVLQKTATLVVPNVTANNAGQKEVMGDKGERANERLLSGTFADIAAPVLPWEEMPPAPVPRLDGAAIQIKNLFYVFAGYGTLDYVHSHVDIFNFSDNTWGGRFDMPKEMGHSHLGVVSDGRYIYVISGQYGPQCRGPTARSFVLDTETKKWSSIPPLPSPRYAPATQLWRGRLHVMGGSKENRHTPGVEHWSIAVKDGKALEENWRKEVPIPRGGPHRAAVVIDDRLFVIGGQEGDFMAKPGSPIFKCSRRHEVVYADVYMLDDEMKWKVLPPMPKPNSHVECAWVVLNNSIIITGGTTEKNPITKRMILVGEVFQFHLDSMTWSVIGRLPYRVKTTLTAFWDGYLYFTSGQRDRGPDNPQPRQVIKDMFRTKLSL; from the exons ATGGCCAGGCTTCCCCAAAACCACAccacctcttcttcttcttcttcttcttcttcttcttcaaaactGAAATGGGTGTTTCTGACATGTTGCGCGGCTCTGCTTGGAGCGGCTCTGATTGTAGATTTCTTCTGGGCTTCaacttcttattcttcttctgcaTATTCGATTATTGGATCTAGTTTGGTTTTGCAGAAAACTGCGACCCTTGTCGTGCCAAATGTTACAGCCAACAATGCTGGCCAG AAAGAAGTTATGGGAGACAAAGGTGAACGTGCTAATGAGAGACTATTGTCTGGAACATTTGCTGATATAGCTGCACCTGTGCTACCATGGGAGGAGATGCCACCAGCACCAGTGCCTCGTCTCGATGGAGCTGCAATACAGATTAAGAATCTGTTTTACGTGTTTGCAGGATATGGCACTCTTGACTAT GTGCATTCTCATGTAGATATATTCAATTTCTCCGACAATACATGGGGAGGAAGGTTTGATATGCCAAAAGAGATGGGACATTCACATTTAGGAGTCGTCTCTGATGGGAGGTACATATATGTGATATCAGGACAGTATGGTCCCCAATGCAGAGGGCCTACAGCTCGTTCATTTGTGTTGGATACTGAGACAAAAAAATGGAGTAGCATACCCCCATTGCCTTCTCCTAG GTACGCTCCAGCAACTCAATTATGGAGAGGCAGACTCCATGTGATGGGTGGTAGCAAAGAAAATCGGCATACGCCTGGGGTGGAGCACTGGAGTATTGCAGTGAAGGATGGTAAGGCATTAGAGGAAAATTGGCGGAAAGAAGTGCCTATTCCACGTGGAGGGCCACATAG GGCTGCTGTTGTAATTGATGATCGCCTCTTTGTTATTGGTGGTCAAGAAGGTGATTTTATGGCCAAGCCTGGTTCACCAATTTTCAAGTGCTCGCGCAGGCATGAG GTGGTCTATGCTGATGTTTATATGCTTGATGATGAAATGAAATGGAAAGTGTTGCCTCCTATGCCGAAACCAAACTCTCATGTAGAGTGTGCTTGGGTAGTTCTCAACAATTCAATCATCATCACTGGTGGTACGACAGAAAAGAACCCGATCACCAAAAGGATGATCCTCGTTGGGGAGGTCTTCCAATTTCACTTGGATTCCATG ACATGGTCAGTGATTGGGAGGCTTCCATACCGAGTGAAAACGACATTAACTGCTTTCTGGGATGGTTACTTGTACTTCACGTCTGGGCAGCGAGACAGAGGACCTGATAATCCACAGCCGAGACAGGTGATTAAAGATATGTTTAGGACCAAATTGAGCTTGTAG
- the LOC126798203 gene encoding cytochrome c1-2, heme protein, mitochondrial — MAGGAIHQLLRRKLHLQSTAPSFLSSLVSKKDDAGSAGTRSLRALALLGAGVSGLLGFATVASADEAEHGLECPNYPWPHEGILSSYDHASIRRGHQVYTQVCASCHSMSLISYRDLVGVAYTEEETKAMAAEIEVTDGPNDEGEMFTRPGKLSDRFPQPYANEQAARFANGGAYPPDLSLITKARHNGQNYVFALLTGYRDPPAGVQIREGLHYNPYFPGGAIAMPKMLNDGAVEYEDGVPATEAQMGKDIVSFLSWAAEPEMEERKLMGFKWIFVLSLALLQAAYYRRLKWSVLKSRKLVLDVVN, encoded by the exons ATGGCTGGAGGAGCGATCCACCAGTTATTGAGAAGGAAACTTCATCTTCAATCTACG GCCCCGTCCTTTTTGTCATCCCTAGTATCTAAGAAAGATGATGCTGGGTCTGCTGGGACAAGGTCCCTCAGAGCACTTGCACTGCTTGGAGCAGGTGTTTCGGGACTATTGGGATTTGCAACTGTTGCATCTGCTGATGAGGCCGAGCATGGATTGGAGTGCCCAAACTACCCATGGCCTCATGAAGGAATCCTTAGCTCATACGATCATGCTTC GATTCGCCGTGGTCATCAGGTCTACACACAAGTCTGTGCATCCTGCCATTCCATGTCTTTGATATCTTACCGTGACTTGGTTGGTGTTGCATATACCGAAGAGGAGACGAAGGCTATGGCTGCTGAGATTGAAGTAACTGATGGCCCTAATGATGAGGGTGAGATGTTCACTCGCCCTGGTAAACTCAGTGACCGATTCCCTCAGCCATATGCAAATGAGCAGGCAGCTAGGTTTGCCAATGGCGGGGCATATCCTCCAGATCTCAGTCTTATCACAAAG GCTCGTCACAATGGTCAGAACTACGTATTTGCCCTTCTCACAGGTTACCGTGATCCTCCAGCTGGTGTTCAG ATCAGAGAGGGTCTGCACTACAATCCTTACTTTCCTGGAGGAGCAATTGCCATGCCTAAAATGCTTAATGATGGTGCCGTTGAGTATGAAGATGGTGTTCCTGCTACTGAGGCTCAG ATGGGAAAAGATATTGTGTCGTTCTTGTCGTGGGCTGCAGAACCAGAAATGGAAGAGAGAAAACTG ATGGGATTCAAATGGATTTTTGTTCTCTCACTGGCGCTACTTCAAGCTGCTTATTACCGACGATTGAAGTGGTCAGTTCTGAAGTCCCGCAAGCTGGTTCTGGATGTTGTGAACTAG